A single Streptomyces sp. 2114.4 DNA region contains:
- a CDS encoding enoyl-CoA hydratase family protein codes for MGVSTSKPDQGVAVVTVDFPPVNALPVQGWYDLAEAVRAAGRDSGVRCVVLTAHGRGFNAGVDIKEMQRDTASGGYGALLGANRGCAEAFSAVYACEVPVVAAVHGFCLGGGIGLVGNADAIVASDDATFGLPELDRGALGAATHLARLVPQHLMRALYYTSRTVTAAELQAHGSVWQVVPRAQLPGAARDLAREIARKDGFLLRLAKAALNGIDPVDVGRSYRFEQGFTFEANLSGVADRVRDTFGAPGTTPTKEG; via the coding sequence ATGGGTGTCTCCACCTCCAAGCCTGATCAGGGTGTCGCCGTCGTCACCGTGGACTTCCCGCCGGTCAACGCCCTTCCCGTACAGGGCTGGTACGACCTCGCCGAGGCCGTGCGCGCGGCCGGCCGCGACTCCGGCGTGCGCTGCGTCGTCCTCACCGCGCACGGGCGCGGCTTCAACGCGGGGGTCGACATCAAGGAGATGCAACGGGACACCGCGTCCGGCGGGTACGGTGCCCTGCTCGGCGCCAACCGCGGCTGTGCCGAGGCGTTTTCGGCGGTCTACGCCTGCGAGGTGCCCGTCGTCGCGGCGGTGCACGGCTTCTGCCTGGGCGGTGGCATCGGCCTCGTCGGGAACGCGGACGCGATCGTGGCCAGCGACGACGCCACCTTCGGCCTCCCGGAGCTGGACCGCGGCGCGCTCGGCGCGGCCACCCATCTGGCCCGGCTGGTACCGCAGCACCTGATGCGCGCGCTCTACTACACCTCCCGCACCGTCACCGCCGCCGAACTGCAGGCGCACGGTTCCGTCTGGCAGGTCGTCCCCCGTGCGCAACTGCCGGGCGCCGCACGGGACCTGGCCCGGGAGATCGCCCGGAAGGACGGCTTTCTGCTCCGTCTGGCCAAGGCCGCCCTCAACGGCATCGACCCCGTCGACGTGGGGCGCAGCTACCGCTTCGAGCAGGGCTTCACCTTCGAGGCGAACCTCAGCGGTGTCGCCGACCGCGTCCGCGACACCTTCGGTGCGCCGGGCACCACCCCGACGAAGGAAGGCTGA
- a CDS encoding CoA transferase subunit A, translating into MTDKTMTPEDVVSRLRSGMTLGIGGWGSRRKPMALVRALLRSDITDLTVISYGGPDVGLLAAAGRIRTLVAAFATLDSIPLEPHFRAARQRGAFELREIDEAMFMWGLQAAANRLPFLPVRSGLGSDVMRVNPGLKTVTSPYEDGETFVAVPALRMDAALVHLHRADRLGNGQYLGPDPYFDDLFCEAADSAYVSCERLVDDFATAAPQTLLVTRHAVTGVVEAPNGAHFTSCVPDYGRDEPFQKLYATTPWAEFAERFLSGDEKAYRSAVESWHEEQQ; encoded by the coding sequence GTGACCGACAAGACCATGACGCCCGAGGACGTCGTCTCCCGGCTGCGCAGCGGGATGACCCTCGGCATCGGCGGCTGGGGTTCGCGCCGCAAGCCGATGGCGCTGGTGCGGGCGCTGCTGCGCTCCGACATCACCGATCTGACCGTGATCTCCTACGGCGGTCCCGATGTCGGCCTGCTCGCCGCCGCGGGCAGGATCCGCACCCTGGTCGCCGCGTTCGCGACCCTCGACTCGATCCCCCTCGAACCGCACTTCCGCGCGGCCCGCCAGCGCGGTGCGTTCGAGCTGCGGGAGATCGACGAGGCGATGTTCATGTGGGGCCTGCAGGCCGCCGCCAACCGGCTGCCGTTCCTGCCCGTGCGGTCCGGCCTCGGCTCGGACGTGATGCGCGTCAACCCCGGCCTGAAGACCGTCACCTCACCCTATGAGGACGGTGAGACGTTCGTCGCGGTGCCGGCCCTGCGCATGGACGCGGCGCTGGTCCATCTCCACCGCGCCGACCGGCTCGGAAACGGCCAGTACCTGGGCCCCGACCCGTACTTCGACGATCTGTTCTGCGAGGCCGCGGACAGTGCGTATGTCTCGTGCGAACGGCTGGTGGACGACTTCGCCACCGCCGCCCCGCAGACCCTCCTGGTCACCCGCCATGCGGTCACCGGAGTCGTCGAGGCCCCGAACGGCGCGCACTTCACCTCCTGCGTCCCCGACTACGGACGTGACGAGCCCTTCCAGAAGCTGTACGCCACCACGCCCTGGGCCGAGTTCGCCGAGCGGTTCCTGTCCGGGGACGAGAAGGCGTACCGGTCCGCGGTCGAATCCTGGCACGAGGAGCAGCAGTGA
- a CDS encoding CoA-transferase subunit beta produces the protein MSATPTTTARAEYCVIACAEAWRGNGEVLASPMGLIPSIGARLARRTFSPDLLLTDGEAMIVGPDGSAEGWLPYRRHLAMVTGGRRHVMMGASQLDRFGNQNISCIGAWEQPAHQLLGVRGAPVNTLNHPVSYWVPKHSKRVFVEKVDMICGVGYDSAAAAGPSATRYHRIPRVVSDLGVFDFETADRAMRLASVHPGVTVEEVREATGFPLALPDAVPCTREPTATELRLIRTVLDPEGRREREVPAA, from the coding sequence GTGAGCGCCACCCCCACGACGACGGCCCGCGCCGAGTACTGCGTCATCGCCTGCGCCGAGGCCTGGCGCGGCAACGGCGAGGTGCTGGCCAGCCCGATGGGCCTGATCCCGTCGATCGGCGCCCGGCTCGCCCGGCGCACCTTCTCCCCCGATCTGCTCCTCACCGACGGCGAAGCCATGATCGTCGGCCCGGACGGCTCGGCCGAGGGCTGGCTGCCCTACCGCCGGCACCTCGCCATGGTCACCGGCGGCCGGCGTCATGTGATGATGGGCGCGAGCCAGCTCGACCGCTTCGGCAACCAGAACATCTCCTGCATCGGCGCGTGGGAGCAGCCCGCCCACCAGCTCCTCGGGGTCCGCGGCGCGCCGGTCAACACCCTTAACCATCCGGTCAGTTACTGGGTGCCGAAGCACTCGAAGCGGGTCTTCGTCGAGAAGGTCGACATGATCTGCGGGGTCGGGTACGACAGCGCGGCCGCCGCCGGGCCGTCCGCGACCCGCTACCACCGTATTCCGCGCGTCGTCTCCGACCTCGGGGTCTTCGACTTCGAGACCGCGGACCGCGCGATGCGGCTGGCCAGTGTGCATCCCGGCGTGACGGTCGAGGAGGTGCGGGAAGCCACCGGGTTCCCGCTCGCGCTGCCCGACGCCGTGCCCTGCACCCGGGAGCCCACCGCCACCGAACTCCGGCTGATCCGTACCGTCCTCGACCCGGAGGGGCGGCGCGAGCGCGAGGTGCCGGCGGCATGA
- a CDS encoding nitronate monooxygenase family protein — protein sequence MTDARIETPLTRLVGVRHPVVQTGMGWVAGPRLVSAAAEAGALGILASATMTVEQLRAAIREVASRTDAPFGVNLRADAADADERVRLIVAEGVRVASFALAPSRELIARLKDAGVVVIPSVGARRHAEKVAAWGADAVIVQGGEGGGHTGKVATSVLLPQVVDAVGIPVIAAGGFFDGRGLVAALAYGAAGIAMGTRFLLTSDSTVPRAVQDRYLAAGASDITVTTKVDGLPHRMLRSELVEALERSGRATALFGAVRRAASFRKLSGLSWARMVRDGLAMKHGRDLSWSQVLLAANTPMLLKASMVEGRTDLGVMASGQVAGAIEDLPSCAELVDRIMAEARAVLGALPR from the coding sequence ATGACGGACGCCCGGATCGAGACGCCGCTGACCCGGCTCGTCGGGGTGCGCCACCCCGTCGTGCAGACCGGCATGGGGTGGGTGGCGGGGCCCCGGCTGGTCTCGGCCGCGGCGGAGGCGGGCGCCCTGGGGATTCTCGCCTCGGCCACCATGACCGTCGAGCAGCTGCGTGCGGCGATCCGTGAGGTGGCGTCCCGTACGGACGCGCCCTTCGGGGTCAACCTCCGCGCGGACGCGGCGGACGCGGACGAGCGGGTGCGCCTGATCGTGGCGGAGGGTGTCCGGGTCGCCTCGTTCGCGCTGGCGCCCTCCCGTGAGCTGATCGCCCGGCTGAAGGACGCGGGGGTCGTCGTCATCCCGTCCGTGGGCGCCCGCCGCCATGCCGAGAAGGTTGCCGCCTGGGGCGCGGACGCGGTCATCGTCCAGGGCGGGGAGGGCGGCGGCCACACCGGGAAGGTCGCCACGAGTGTGCTGCTTCCGCAGGTCGTGGACGCGGTCGGTATCCCGGTGATCGCCGCGGGCGGCTTCTTCGACGGCCGGGGCCTGGTCGCGGCGCTCGCCTACGGCGCGGCCGGTATCGCCATGGGTACCCGCTTCCTGCTGACGTCGGACAGCACCGTGCCGCGGGCCGTGCAGGACCGCTATCTGGCGGCGGGCGCCTCGGACATCACCGTCACCACCAAGGTGGACGGTCTGCCGCACCGGATGCTGCGCAGTGAGCTGGTCGAGGCGCTGGAGCGGTCCGGGCGCGCCACCGCGCTGTTCGGAGCAGTCCGGCGGGCCGCGTCGTTCCGGAAGCTGTCCGGCCTGAGCTGGGCGCGGATGGTCCGTGACGGCCTGGCGATGAAGCACGGCCGGGACCTCTCCTGGAGCCAGGTCCTGCTGGCCGCGAACACCCCGATGCTGCTCAAGGCCTCGATGGTCGAGGGCCGTACCGATCTGGGGGTGATGGCGTCCGGTCAGGTCGCCGGGGCGATCGAGGATCTGCCGTCCTGCGCGGAGCTCGTCGACCGGATCATGGCCGAGGCGCGGGCGGTGCTGGGCGCGCTGCCGCGCTGA
- a CDS encoding acetyl-CoA C-acetyltransferase, with the protein MPEAYIVDAVRTPVGKKGGGLSAVHPADLGAHVLTALMARSGADPAAVEDVVFGCLDTVGPQAGDIARTCWLAAGLPQEVPGVTVDRQCGSSQQAVHFAAQGVLSGTQDLVVAGGVQNMSQIPIAFASRQAAAPLGLTDGPFAGSEGWRTRYGEAPVNQFHGAELIADEWGISRADMEEFALRSHRRAVRAIDEGRFDREIVPYGGLTADEGPRRHTSPEKMAALAPVVEGGRLTAAVSSQVSDGAAALLLASERAVAEHGLTPRARIHHLSVRGEDPIRMLSAPIPATAYALRKTGMSLGDIDLIEINEAFAPVVLAWIEETGADPERVNVNGGAIALGHPLGATGVRLMTTLLHELERTKGRFGLQTMCEGGGQANVTIIERL; encoded by the coding sequence ATGCCCGAGGCCTATATCGTCGACGCGGTCCGTACCCCGGTGGGCAAGAAGGGCGGCGGTCTGTCGGCCGTCCACCCCGCCGACCTGGGCGCCCACGTCCTGACGGCGCTGATGGCGCGCAGCGGCGCGGACCCGGCCGCCGTCGAGGACGTCGTCTTCGGCTGCCTGGACACGGTGGGCCCCCAGGCCGGGGACATCGCCCGGACGTGCTGGCTGGCCGCCGGACTGCCCCAGGAGGTGCCCGGGGTCACCGTGGACCGCCAGTGCGGCTCCTCGCAGCAGGCCGTGCACTTCGCGGCGCAGGGCGTGCTCTCCGGCACCCAGGACCTGGTGGTCGCGGGCGGTGTGCAGAACATGTCGCAGATCCCGATCGCCTTCGCCAGCCGGCAGGCCGCCGCCCCGCTGGGGCTGACCGACGGCCCGTTCGCCGGCTCGGAGGGCTGGCGGACCCGCTACGGCGAGGCACCCGTCAACCAGTTCCACGGCGCCGAACTCATCGCCGACGAGTGGGGAATCTCCCGTGCGGACATGGAGGAGTTCGCGCTCCGCTCCCATCGCCGGGCCGTCCGCGCCATCGACGAGGGCCGCTTCGACCGGGAGATCGTCCCCTACGGGGGCCTCACCGCCGACGAAGGACCGCGCCGCCACACCTCGCCGGAGAAGATGGCCGCACTGGCGCCGGTCGTCGAGGGCGGCCGGCTGACCGCGGCGGTCTCCTCGCAGGTCTCCGACGGCGCGGCCGCCCTGCTGCTCGCCTCCGAACGGGCGGTGGCCGAGCACGGCCTCACCCCGCGCGCCCGCATCCACCACCTGTCGGTACGCGGTGAGGACCCGATACGGATGCTGTCCGCGCCGATCCCGGCGACGGCGTATGCGCTGCGGAAGACCGGGATGTCCCTCGGCGACATCGACCTGATCGAGATCAACGAGGCGTTCGCGCCCGTGGTACTGGCCTGGATCGAGGAGACCGGCGCCGACCCGGAGCGGGTCAATGTCAACGGCGGCGCCATCGCGCTGGGCCATCCGCTCGGCGCGACCGGCGTCCGGCTGATGACGACCCTGCTGCACGAACTGGAGCGCACCAAAGGCCGGTTCGGCCTGCAGACCATGTGCGAGGGCGGCGGCCAGGCCAACGTCACGATCATCGAACGTCTCTGA
- a CDS encoding SDR family oxidoreductase codes for MTPPPYVPGHHLLDGRTAVITAAAGAGIGGATARRFLEEGARVVLGDAHARRLRATAEALAEEFGSGQVASLPCDVTDEDQVGALLDTAEERHGRLDIVVNNAGLGGTADLVEMTDTQWGAVLDVTLNGTFRCTRAALRRMKAAGRGGVIVNNASVVGWRAQRGQAHYAAAKAGVMALTRCAAMEAAEYGVRVNAVSPSLAMHPHLAKVTTPELLAELTEREAFGRWAEPWEVANVIVFLAGDYASYMTGETVSVSSQHA; via the coding sequence ATGACACCGCCGCCCTATGTGCCCGGCCACCACCTGCTCGACGGCCGGACCGCCGTCATCACCGCGGCCGCCGGAGCCGGCATCGGCGGGGCCACCGCCCGCAGATTCCTGGAGGAAGGCGCCCGGGTGGTGCTCGGTGACGCCCATGCGCGCCGGCTGCGGGCCACCGCCGAGGCGCTGGCCGAGGAGTTCGGCTCCGGCCAGGTGGCGTCACTGCCCTGCGACGTCACCGACGAGGACCAGGTGGGCGCCCTGCTGGACACGGCCGAGGAGCGCCATGGCCGCCTCGACATCGTGGTCAACAACGCGGGGCTCGGCGGCACCGCCGACCTCGTCGAGATGACCGACACCCAGTGGGGCGCGGTCCTCGACGTGACGCTGAACGGCACCTTCCGCTGCACCCGGGCCGCCCTGCGCCGGATGAAGGCCGCCGGCCGCGGCGGCGTGATCGTCAACAATGCCTCGGTCGTCGGCTGGCGCGCCCAGCGCGGCCAGGCCCACTACGCCGCGGCCAAGGCCGGGGTGATGGCGCTGACCCGGTGCGCCGCCATGGAGGCCGCCGAGTACGGCGTACGGGTCAACGCGGTCTCGCCCAGCCTCGCGATGCACCCGCACCTGGCGAAGGTGACCACGCCCGAGCTGCTGGCGGAGCTCACCGAGCGGGAGGCGTTCGGCCGCTGGGCCGAACCCTGGGAGGTCGCCAATGTCATCGTCTTCCTGGCCGGCGACTACGCCTCGTACATGACCGGGGAAACGGTGTCGGTCAGCTCCCAGCATGCGTGA
- a CDS encoding acyl-CoA dehydrogenase family protein: MDLDLTAADEAFRTEARAWLTAQVPAVPLPSLETAEGFAAHREWERRLAADRWSVVSWPEEYGGRGASLLQWLLFEEEYYAAGAPGRVGQNGISLLAPTLFEHGTDEQRARLLRPMARGEVIWAQAWSEPESGSDLASLRSTAVRTDGGWLLNGQKTWSSRAAFADRAFGLFRSDPDAARPHQGLSYLMFPLDAPGVTVRPLGRLDGKPAFAELFLDEVFVPDADVIGEQGRGWQVAMSTAGNERGLTLRSPGRFTAAAGRLAALWREAPETAGPALGERVADALIGARAYQLFTYAHASRLAAGESIGAESSLNKVFWSELDIALHETALDLLGPSGMLADDADEAPAHGSWAEGYTFSLAGPIYAGTNEIQRDIIAERLLGLPKGRR; encoded by the coding sequence ATGGACCTCGACCTCACCGCCGCTGACGAGGCGTTCCGGACCGAGGCCCGCGCCTGGCTCACCGCGCAGGTGCCCGCCGTTCCCCTGCCGTCCCTGGAGACCGCGGAGGGGTTCGCCGCCCACCGGGAGTGGGAGCGCCGGCTCGCCGCGGACCGCTGGTCGGTGGTCTCCTGGCCCGAGGAGTACGGCGGCCGGGGCGCTTCGCTCCTGCAGTGGCTGCTCTTCGAGGAGGAGTACTACGCCGCGGGCGCCCCCGGGCGGGTCGGCCAGAACGGCATCAGCCTTCTCGCGCCCACCCTCTTCGAGCACGGCACCGACGAGCAACGCGCCCGCCTCCTTCGCCCCATGGCACGCGGCGAGGTCATCTGGGCACAGGCCTGGTCGGAGCCGGAGTCGGGCTCGGACCTGGCGTCGCTGCGCTCGACCGCCGTACGGACCGACGGCGGCTGGCTGCTGAACGGGCAGAAGACCTGGTCGTCCCGGGCCGCCTTCGCCGACCGCGCCTTCGGGCTGTTCCGCAGCGACCCGGACGCCGCCCGCCCGCACCAGGGGCTCAGCTACCTGATGTTCCCGCTGGACGCGCCGGGCGTGACGGTGCGCCCCCTCGGCCGGCTGGACGGCAAGCCGGCCTTCGCCGAACTCTTCCTCGATGAGGTCTTCGTGCCGGACGCGGACGTCATCGGCGAGCAGGGCCGGGGATGGCAGGTCGCCATGAGCACCGCCGGCAACGAACGCGGCCTGACGCTCCGCAGTCCGGGCCGCTTCACCGCGGCCGCCGGACGGCTGGCCGCGCTGTGGCGCGAGGCCCCGGAGACGGCAGGCCCGGCGCTCGGCGAGCGGGTCGCCGACGCGCTGATCGGCGCCAGGGCGTATCAGCTGTTCACCTACGCCCACGCCTCCCGGCTCGCCGCCGGCGAGTCGATCGGCGCCGAGTCGAGCCTGAACAAGGTCTTCTGGTCCGAGCTCGACATCGCCCTGCACGAGACCGCCCTGGATCTGCTCGGACCGTCCGGCATGCTCGCCGATGACGCCGACGAGGCGCCCGCGCACGGGAGTTGGGCCGAGGGGTACACCTTCTCCCTGGCCGGGCCGATCTATGCCGGCACCAACGAGATCCAGCGCGACATCATCGCCGAGCGGCTGCTCGGTCTGCCGAAGGGACGCCGCTGA
- a CDS encoding acyl-CoA dehydrogenase family protein produces the protein MRFLATAEQREFARTLDALLGTCGTPAVARAWAAGEHKQGRELWARIAAAGVFALAVTERHGGLGPLPVELALSFVELGRHAVPGPLAETVAAAAFLERLGEGGAAKDLLPRIAAGDAVVSLCARGPYAVDADAADAVLVIEGDTVRRTDTHGPVQASLDPARRPARPLGGGVLATGPAVAAAAAHAVDVARLVTAAQSLGVGRALLAETVSYAKQRTQFHRPIGSFQAVKHRLADTLIGLEFAQPLVYAAALAVAAGAPSAGREVAAAKVAAGEAAYAAARTALQLHGAVGYTAELDLSLWIRKARPLRDAWGTPAECRARVLAAC, from the coding sequence ATGCGCTTCCTTGCGACCGCCGAGCAGCGGGAGTTCGCCCGTACGCTGGACGCCCTGCTGGGGACGTGTGGCACCCCGGCCGTGGCGCGGGCCTGGGCGGCCGGCGAGCACAAACAGGGCCGTGAGCTGTGGGCGCGGATCGCGGCCGCGGGCGTGTTCGCGCTGGCCGTGACGGAGCGGCACGGCGGGCTGGGACCGCTTCCGGTCGAACTGGCACTTTCCTTCGTGGAGTTGGGGCGGCACGCCGTGCCGGGGCCGCTGGCGGAGACGGTGGCGGCGGCCGCGTTCCTGGAACGTCTCGGCGAGGGCGGCGCGGCAAAGGACCTGCTGCCGCGGATCGCCGCGGGCGATGCCGTCGTGAGCCTGTGCGCCCGGGGCCCGTACGCCGTGGACGCGGATGCCGCCGACGCCGTCCTCGTCATCGAGGGCGACACGGTGCGCCGTACGGACACCCACGGACCCGTGCAGGCCTCCCTCGATCCCGCCCGGCGGCCGGCCCGCCCGCTCGGCGGCGGCGTGCTGGCGACGGGCCCCGCGGTGGCCGCGGCCGCCGCACACGCCGTCGATGTCGCACGGCTCGTCACCGCCGCGCAGTCCCTCGGCGTCGGCCGGGCCCTGCTGGCGGAAACGGTGTCCTACGCCAAGCAGCGCACCCAGTTCCACCGGCCCATCGGCTCGTTCCAGGCGGTCAAACACCGGCTGGCCGACACCCTGATCGGGCTGGAGTTCGCGCAGCCGCTGGTGTACGCGGCGGCCCTGGCGGTGGCGGCGGGTGCCCCGTCGGCCGGCCGGGAGGTGGCGGCGGCGAAGGTCGCGGCGGGGGAGGCCGCCTACGCCGCGGCGCGTACGGCACTCCAACTGCACGGCGCCGTCGGTTACACCGCGGAACTGGACCTCTCGCTGTGGATCCGCAAGGCCCGCCCGCTGCGGGACGCGTGGGGAACCCCGGCCGAGTGCCGTGCGCGCGTCCTGGCCGCCTGCTGA